The Maribacter aquivivus genome has a segment encoding these proteins:
- a CDS encoding DUF4174 domain-containing protein, which yields MKSLRIIFIFIIMHSFNMAAQDLSNYTWKNRIVILYENDTNTADVKSALQIIDNNTSKFTERDILVFVYKDNVFYSVNRKATDIKKSDILPKTNDGYILIGKDGGIKSKALYPFNLEQLFNLIDSMPMRKSEMRYNK from the coding sequence ATGAAATCTCTAAGAATCATTTTCATTTTTATTATAATGCATAGTTTTAATATGGCAGCTCAAGATTTATCTAACTATACATGGAAAAATAGAATTGTAATTCTTTATGAAAACGATACTAATACTGCCGATGTGAAATCTGCCCTACAAATCATCGATAATAATACTTCTAAATTTACGGAAAGAGATATTCTTGTTTTCGTTTACAAAGACAATGTATTTTATAGCGTCAATAGAAAAGCTACTGATATAAAAAAATCAGATATATTGCCAAAGACCAACGACGGTTACATTTTAATAGGAAAAGATGGCGGAATTAAATCTAAAGCCTTATACCCATTTAATCTAGAACAATTGTTTAATTTAATAGATAGTATGCCTATGCGTAAAAGTGAAATGAGGTATAATAAGTAA
- a CDS encoding zinc ribbon domain-containing protein produces the protein MAKKEDSSVEAKLRALYDLQLIDSRVDEIRNVRGELPLEVEDLEDEVLGLKTRMDKLKSDLENINFEIGAKKNLIEEAKTLIKKYGEQQKNVRNSREFNSISKELEFQELEIQLAEKNIKEFKAQIDQKKAVISETKERLSEREAHLKHKKSELNAILAETEKEEKALLEESIKFQDKIEERLVKAYARIRNNVKNGLAVVPIERGASGGSFFTIPPQVQVEIASRKKIITDEHSGRILVDPTLAEEESEKMQKMFAKL, from the coding sequence ATGGCAAAAAAAGAAGATTCATCTGTAGAAGCAAAGTTAAGAGCATTATATGATTTGCAATTAATTGATTCTAGGGTTGATGAAATAAGGAATGTTCGTGGTGAACTTCCTTTAGAAGTAGAAGATTTGGAAGATGAAGTCCTTGGCCTAAAAACGAGAATGGATAAACTTAAATCTGATTTAGAAAATATCAATTTTGAAATCGGTGCTAAGAAGAACCTTATTGAAGAAGCAAAGACTTTAATTAAAAAATACGGCGAGCAACAAAAAAATGTTCGTAACAGTAGAGAATTTAATTCGATTAGTAAAGAATTGGAGTTTCAAGAATTGGAAATTCAATTAGCTGAAAAGAATATAAAAGAATTCAAAGCTCAAATTGATCAGAAGAAAGCGGTTATTTCTGAAACTAAAGAACGTTTATCTGAACGTGAAGCTCACCTTAAGCATAAGAAAAGCGAATTGAACGCTATTCTTGCTGAAACAGAGAAAGAAGAAAAAGCGTTGTTAGAAGAGTCTATCAAATTTCAAGATAAAATTGAAGAGCGTTTGGTAAAGGCATATGCACGTATTCGCAACAATGTTAAGAATGGTTTAGCTGTTGTGCCAATTGAAAGAGGTGCTTCTGGTGGTTCTTTCTTTACTATTCCACCTCAAGTTCAAGTTGAAATTGCTTCAAGAAAGAAGATAATTACAGATGAGCATAGTGGTCGTATTTTAGTTGACCCAACGTTAGCTGAAGAAGAAAGCGAAAAAATGCAAAAAATGTTCGCTAAACTATAA